CTGGCCCAGCGGGTCGAGCGACGGCTCGGCCTCGGCCACAGCCGGTCGGTGTCGATGCTGGTCGCGCCGGCGATCGCCGCCGCGGTCGCGAACCGGCGCAGCCAGGTGACCGTACCGGCCGGTCGGCGGGTGCTGCTGCTGACCGAGGTGACCGTCGAGGACGGCTCGGTCGCGGTCGGCCGGCGGCTCGGCGAACTGGACGAAGCCGGCGGTCTGCGGGTGCTCGCCCGGCAGGACCTGGGCGGCTCGTGGGACTGGACCCCGGCGTACGAACGGCCGCTCCGCGCGGGCGACCGGCTGGCGGTCGCCGGCACCCGCAGCGGCCTGGCCCGCCTCCTGATGACGACCCGGCCGCAACAGACCCCAGCCGCGTCGTAGAAGATGGACCCTGTGAACGTTCGTAGCACGTACGGAATGCGAGGACAGTGGTGAGCCAGTCCAACTTCTCCCGTCCCGGGGCGATCGACTTGTCGTCCCTGCGCAAGCCGGCCGGTGCACCCGCCGGCGCGGGCGCGCCAGGTGGTGCCGCGCCCGGTGACCCGGCGGCCGCCGGCGCGTACGTGCTGAACGTGTCCGAGCCGACCTTCCAGAGCGACGTGATCGAGCGTTCGCTGCAGGTCCCGGTCGTGGTCGAGTTCTGGTCGCCGCGATCGCAGGCGTCGGTCGCGCTCGGGCCGATGCTGGCCAAGCTGTCCACCGAGTACGCCGGGAAGTTCCTGCTGGCCCGGATCGACATCGACGCGAACCCGCAGCTGGCGCAGGCCGTCGGCGTGCAGACGATTCCGCTGGTGATCGCGGTGCTGCGCGGTCAGGTGGTCCCGCTGTTCCAGGGGCCGGTCGGCGAGCCGGAGGCCAGGCAGTTCCTGGACCAGCTGCTCACCGTCGCGGTCGCGAACGGCATCACCGGGCGCGCGGAGCCCGTCGGTGCGCCGGCGCCCACGGAGGAGGTCGAAGAGGACGCGCCGAACCCGCGGTACGAGAAGGCCGAGAACGCCGTCGGCGCGGGCGATCTCGACGGCGCGATCGCGGCGTACGAGGAACTGCTCAAGGAAACGCCGAACGACGCCGAGGCGAAGTCCGGGCTGGCCCGGGTGCAGCTGGTGAAGCGTACTCAGGAGGTGCCGGCGGACATCCGGACGCGGGCGGCGGACAACCCGGCCGACGTCGAGGCGCAGCTGCTGGTCGCCGACGTGGACCTGATGGGCGGGCACGTCGACGACGCGTTCGCGCGGCTGATCAGCACGGTCCAGACCACCGCGGGCGACGAGCGGAACGCGGTCCGGCTGCATCTGCTGGAGCTGTTCGAGGTCGTCGGCGCGGATGACGAGCGGGTGATCAAGGCGCGGCGGCGGTTGATGTCGGCGCTGTTCTGATCTGGTTCTGCTCCGGTTTTGGGTGGGCCCGGTTTCGGGGTGACCGGATCCGGTCACTGTGAATTGTTGTAAATGACGGTGTGGTGCTCTGAGAATTTCTAACATGAGCGCTGCTGCCGAGACCCCGCCGCCGAGTCTGGAGGCGCGAATCCACGGTCTGCTGCCGGTGCTGAGCCCGGCACAGACCCGGATCGCCGCCGAGGTACTGCGCGACCCGGCGGCGGTGGCGGGATCGACGATCGGTCAGCTCGCGGTCCGGTGCGGTACGTCGCTGCCGAGTGTCACGCGGTTCTGCATCGCGCTCGGGTTGTCCGGGTACGCCGAGCTGCGGCTGACGCTGGCGGCCGAGAGCGGCCGGAACAGTCCGGGCTGGGTACGGGGGAGCGGTGCCTCGGTGCAGCCGGACGACTCGCTGGACGACATCCTCCAGACGTTGTTGCGGGCCGATTCGCTCGCGTTGGAGGACACGGTCGCGGCGCTCGACGTACGCGAGCTGAGCCGTGCGGTGCACGCGATCTCCGACGCACGGCGGATCGATCTGTACGCGGTCGCGGGGTCGGCGTCCGTCGCGGAGGACCTGCGATTGCGGCTGCACCGGATCGGGCGCGGGGCGAGCACCTGGAACGACGTACACACCGCGCTGGCCAGCTCCGTGCTGCTCGGTGCCGGGGATGTGGCAGTCGGGATCTCGCACAGCGGCGAGACCGTCGAGGTGGTCGAACCGCTGACGCGAGCCGGGCTGCAGGGCGCGACGACTGTTGCCGTCACCAACTATCCACGCTCGCCGCTCGCGGAGATCGCTGATGTCGTACTGGTCACCGCGGCGCGGGACATCACGTTCCGTACCGGAGGACTGTCCGGCCGGCACGCCCAGCTGATCGTGCTCGACGCCCTGTACCTGGGCGTCGCCCAACGCGACTACACCCTCGCCGAACAGTCCTTCAACGCCACCGCCGACGCAGTAGCCCACCACCGAACCCGCTAGCCCTTCTCTCCACCCGCCCGAAGGAGCAAGCCATGAAAACCCCACACCAGTCCCTCAACCAGGCGGCCTCCGCCCCCGCCTCCGCCGCCGGCACCGCTGGCCAGGCGGGCGCCGCTCCCGGCGACTCCGGTCGGCCGAGTCGGCGGAGTTTGCTTGTCGGTGCGGGTGCTACCGCACTCACCGGCGCGACCGCCCTCTCCGCGGCAACTGCCGCGTCTGCCGGTGCGACCTCCGCTGTCTCCGCGGCGCCGGCTGATGTTGTCGTGCCGTCGCCCGATCAGCTGCCGCTGACTGGTGGACCTGAGTTTCCGGTGGGTTTGTTCTGGCCGCCACACCCCTACGCCAGCACCAAGGAGCGGTTCGCCGAGATCAAGGGTGCCGGGTTCGACTTCGTCATCTCCGGCAACTACGCCGGCGACGGCAACATCTTCAAGTACCAGCTCGGCCTCGCCCGCGACACCGGCCTGCAACTGCTGATCTCCGACGACATCCAGATCCGCAACATGTCCCGCTGGTTCTCGATCTCCGACACCCCCACCGACTTCCTCAGCATCACCCCGGCCGAGGCCCGCGCTCTGTACACCCGCGCCCGAAACGCCTACGGCCCGTACTCCTCCCTGGCCGGATTCAACCTCTACGACGAACCAGGCGCCGGCTGGTTCACCACTCTCGCGAAAGCGCTGGCGATCTCCCGCGAACTGGCACCCCAGCTCCTCCCGTACGTCAACCTCCTCCCGTCCGACGACCCGGCGTACTACCGCAACTTCGTCGACACCGTGAAACCGTCGCTGATCTCGTTCGACCGTTACCCCCTGCTGTCCGCGGGCCGCGAGGACGCGAACTACTTCCACAACTGGGCGATCGTCCGCGACGCCGCGCTCCGTGGTGACGTACCGGCCTGGGTGTTCATCCAGACCCTTGCCTACAACAACCATCGCGAACCGACCGCGGCCGAGTTGCGCTGGCAGATCAACGTCAGCCTCGCGTACGGCGCGAAGGGCATCCAGTACTTCACGTACTGGACGCCGGAACCGGCGCGCGGCGAAGGCTTCGGCCCGGCGCTGATCACGGTCGAGGGGCGGCGTACGTCGCGGTACTACGCCGCCCAGCAGATCAACAACGGCTGGCTGCACCCGGTCGGGCGCGAGCTGAAACCGCTGGTGTCGGAGAGCGTGGTGCACGCGAACGAGACCCCACTGCCGAACGGCGCGGTCGGGTTCACGCCGACCGATCTGGTGCCCGGGATCTCCGGAAGCCCGGTCGTGGTCGGTACGTTCCGCTCCCGCGACGCGGCCTC
The genomic region above belongs to Kribbella solani and contains:
- a CDS encoding MurR/RpiR family transcriptional regulator, which gives rise to MSAAAETPPPSLEARIHGLLPVLSPAQTRIAAEVLRDPAAVAGSTIGQLAVRCGTSLPSVTRFCIALGLSGYAELRLTLAAESGRNSPGWVRGSGASVQPDDSLDDILQTLLRADSLALEDTVAALDVRELSRAVHAISDARRIDLYAVAGSASVAEDLRLRLHRIGRGASTWNDVHTALASSVLLGAGDVAVGISHSGETVEVVEPLTRAGLQGATTVAVTNYPRSPLAEIADVVLVTAARDITFRTGGLSGRHAQLIVLDALYLGVAQRDYTLAEQSFNATADAVAHHRTR
- a CDS encoding tetratricopeptide repeat protein, which encodes MSQSNFSRPGAIDLSSLRKPAGAPAGAGAPGGAAPGDPAAAGAYVLNVSEPTFQSDVIERSLQVPVVVEFWSPRSQASVALGPMLAKLSTEYAGKFLLARIDIDANPQLAQAVGVQTIPLVIAVLRGQVVPLFQGPVGEPEARQFLDQLLTVAVANGITGRAEPVGAPAPTEEVEEDAPNPRYEKAENAVGAGDLDGAIAAYEELLKETPNDAEAKSGLARVQLVKRTQEVPADIRTRAADNPADVEAQLLVADVDLMGGHVDDAFARLISTVQTTAGDERNAVRLHLLELFEVVGADDERVIKARRRLMSALF